atatatatcccTACCAAGACTGACTCATTTTATTTTGACAACATTTACATTGGTCATATGAGATACGGTTATACATAGTCTCCTTTCCAAAACATGTAGATTCTCAGAGTTCATAAGCTGGAAATTTAGACAAGGAAGGATCACTCATATCCAAAAAGAGGTAAGCCATGCCCCCTAGCCCTTCAAACATTGAATATGGTCTATCACCCCCATGCATTTCCCCTCGAGATATCAGCTTATGAGCTCTGTCAAGCAAAAAGCAAGCAAAAGCTTTGGCCCTGTATAAGTACTTCACATCCCCGGTAAGTTGGTACAGTGACAGAAAGACATATGCATTCCCACTAATACCATGGCATATCCCAACTTTCTTAAGCAGACCACGATTCCAAACCACTTCTGCTGCTTCTATAGCTGCATCCAGGAATTCTTTATCTCCAAAAAcctatgcattttttttccaaatgaaaaaagaaacaagtggtcCACAATAGCAAAAACAtttatcaaaattcaatttGGGAAAAATATATCTAATTCTGTTATATGATACACAAATCATGCATTCGTCCTGAGACAACATTGGCATCCGGTGTATGTACAATTGTATATGACAATGCTCAACATGAAAAACAGATGACATTTGTAATGGCATAGACATCACTCAAAAGTGCTTCTACAATGCTGCCATCTTACAAAAGCAAGACGCAAAATTGATCAAGAAAAGGAATAAATTAATCAATGCCATAAAAGTTATTCTTTCAAGGATCATTGATCCataagtaaatatataaattttgcaaCTCCCAAAATGATCATAAAGATTTCATATGAGAAAACATATGTTACCAAGTGAGTGAAAGTTATCTATCACCTTAGCTGCTTTGACAAGTGTGAGTGCCATTCCAGGAGCTCCATGACACCAATGCACAAGAGCATCGCTCTTCCTATCATCTTCACTAACAGGATAGTTTCCACTGCGAAAGCGGTTGCTTATCATGTACTTGAGAGTTCCCCTGACGTCCTCAAGCTCATCTGGCTTCAACTCCATATCCATCAGCACATGCATAATCCCAGCCAATCCATGCGCAGCACCCCAGTACTTCTCTCCATACCATTCAAACATCAACGGGCATCTTCCCTTCCTACCCAATGCCCTTCCATTTTTAATGACTTCATCGACAACCACAGCctgaaaaaaattcacaaacACAACCCCATTGTATTTGTTGACTCCTCTCCCAATTCAAAACACAACAAAGTCAAAAATCACATGAATAGTTGGAGACCAAACCCACAGTATAATTGGAAGGAACTGTCCCCAGACCAAGATGCTTGTTTAAGAACAAACACGCCCATAGAAAACCAACCCTTCCATATAACAACTCGTCAGGAAGATCTTTTGACAGCTTAATCTGCACCACACAAGGCTTAGTCATCAGTTACAGTTGCTAAAGCTTTGGTTAATCAAGATTCAACTTCCCTAAAGTGAATAACTCACATTATGTTGATATTATGTACACATTCCAAACAAATCATGGATCTGTTTAGAATATcaaccttcaattttttttttctccaactactaaaattatttactttatccTTACTCACTTTAGAAGATCTAAATCTGGT
Above is a window of Glycine soja cultivar W05 chromosome 12, ASM419377v2, whole genome shotgun sequence DNA encoding:
- the LOC114380393 gene encoding lanC-like protein GCL2, with amino-acid sequence MADRFFPNPMPEFVPETTPSTPQEEEEALTVGDSLPKLLAMPHAPLLERLKRAALDLKETIVIETWGLSGQQVRDFTLYCGVLGTAFLLFKSYRVTGNGNDLSLCSEIVKACDAASARSRDVTFICGRAGVCSLGAVAAKHAGDDESLKYYLAQFKKIKLSKDLPDELLYGRVGFLWACLFLNKHLGLGTVPSNYTAVVVDEVIKNGRALGRKGRCPLMFEWYGEKYWGAAHGLAGIMHVLMDMELKPDELEDVRGTLKYMISNRFRSGNYPVSEDDRKSDALVHWCHGAPGMALTLVKAAKVFGDKEFLDAAIEAAEVVWNRGLLKKVGICHGISGNAYVFLSLYQLTGDVKYLYRAKAFACFLLDRAHKLISRGEMHGGDRPYSMFEGLGGMAYLFLDMSDPSLSKFPAYEL